In Cydia splendana chromosome 3, ilCydSple1.2, whole genome shotgun sequence, one DNA window encodes the following:
- the LOC134806435 gene encoding probable U3 small nucleolar RNA-associated protein 11 yields MSSWKKAAKAHQKTHRERHQPEARKHLGLLEKKTDYKKRAKDYQDKGKTLKLLRKSTLDKNPDEFYFHMINSRVKNGEHHELVKEEEHSAEQEKLMQSQDVKYINMKRVMESRRIARLQSELHMTDIAEATNNTHTFFVESDEEKDFDLAKRLDTHPALLGRKTNRPRLADLDKIQLPDVDEETIVKLKKNKEKVYKELSKRIDREKELTVIQQKMEIKKHVQGAGKVKPKRVKKGSKQRAPVYEFTYVRKK; encoded by the exons ATGTCATCTTGGAAAAAGGCCGCTAAGGCCCACCAGAAGACCCACAGGGAGCGCCATCAGCCGGAGGCTAGGAAGCACCTAGGTTTACTCGAGAAGAAAACTGACTACAAGAAGCGTGCTAAAGATTATCAAGACAAGGGCAAAACACTTAAATTGCTCCGAAAAAGTACGTTGGATAAGAATCCTGATGAGTTCTACTTTCATATGATCAACTCTAGGGTCAAAAATGGG GAGCACCATGAGTTGGTAAAGGAAGAGGAACACTCGGCCGAGCAGGAAAAACTGATGCAGAGTCAAGATGTCAAGTACATCAACATGAAACGTGTCATGGAGAGCCGCAGGATTGCCCGCTTGCAG TCCGAGCTCCACATGACCGACATAGCCGAGGCCACAAACAACACGCACACATTCTTCGTAGAGTCCGACGAGGAGAAAGACTTCGACTTGGCGAAGCGGCTGGATACACACCCCGCGCTGCTTGGTCGTAAGACCAACCGGCCCCGGCTGGCGGACTTGGATAAAATACAACTCCCTGATGTGGATGAGGAG ACAATTGTGAAACTAaagaaaaacaaagaaaaagtaTATAAGGAGCTGTCCAAAAGAATAGACAGAGAGAAAGAGCTGACAGTAATCCAGCAGAAAATGGAAATCAAGAAACACGTGCAAGGGGCCGGCAAAGTGAAGCCCAAGCGGGTCAAGAAGGGATCCAAGCAGAGAGCCCCGGTGTATGAGTTTACGTATGTGAGGAAGAAATAA